From Plectropomus leopardus isolate mb chromosome 4, YSFRI_Pleo_2.0, whole genome shotgun sequence, the proteins below share one genomic window:
- the mgat3b gene encoding beta-1,4-mannosyl-glycoprotein 4-beta-N-acetylglucosaminyltransferase isoform X1, producing the protein MLNFRGLNMCRRKFERMKMRRHRVFLLCTVGLCVISFLHYYKALHYVSLLRELSAPYPNIKSFIMVTGFFWREKGVGTTPLSPASPEEAPPLPVLRQSDTKARAMAGAVGGGGGGGGGGGGGGMGLGIGGVMVGGAGIVGSAGLEMRLREEPAPPHPWEKPEENLRRDTPNEERDEDHLKQRNPNHQAQPAGPDLPDISMAGKEHLDVLLKNHVPDPIESMGDLHTRKFQLQDDKTPYFVRTKAGALCFRQGTEVATPKEYSGKSGGSVANGAGEGARAAGQRKPLEVQQQPSVAPKAKPRARGNGKRLVKCVCRPGWHGPYCGVPTMVYHSNLPTKERLTPRETPRRVINAINVNHEFDLLHVRFHELAQAVDIFLICESNFTAYGDKRPLSFLRLLLNGTYDYIRHKILYVFLDHFPEGGRQDGWIADDYLRTYLTRNGMSRLMGIRSDDVFVINDADEIPAHEGLLFLKLFDGWTEPFAIHMRKSLYGFFWKQFGSLEVVSGCTVEMLREVYDGDGIKLRRREYYTMPGFRKYENDTGHILVQWSVGSPFHFAGWHCSWCFTPQGIYFKLVSAQNGDFPRWGDYEDKRDLNYIRDLIRTGGWFDGPLQEYPPADPKEHMYAPKYMLEHYDRYRYLLENPYSKASRLSEG; encoded by the exons GATGAAAATGCGGCGGCACAGGGTGTTCTTGCTGTGCACAGTGGGCCTGTGCGTCATCTCGTTCCTCCACTACTACAAGGCCCTCCACTACGTCTCCCTGCTGCGCGAGCTCTCCGCACCGTACCCCAACATCAAGTCCTTCATCATGGTCACTGGCTTCTTCTGGAGGGAGAAGGGTGTGGGCACCACCCCGCTCAGCCCCGCCTCTCCTGAAGAAGCCCCTCCCCTACCTGTCCTCCGTCAATCAGACACTAAAGCTAGAGCGATGGCGGGCgctgtgggaggaggaggaggaggaggaggaggaggaggaggaggggggatggGTCTGGGGATTGGTGGGGTCATGGTTGGAGGCGCTGGGATTGTTGGCAGCGCAGGGTTGGAGATGAGGTTGAGGGAGGAACCAGCGCCCCCTCACCCTTGGGAGAAACCAGAGGAGAACCTGCGGAGAGACACTCCGAACGAG GAGAGAGATGAAGACCATTTGAAGCAGCGGAATCCCAACCACCAAGCTCAACCTGCCGGGCCCGACCTCCCGGATATCTCGATGGCAGGGAAAGAGCACCTGGACGTGCTGCTCAAGAACCATGTGCCAGACCCCATAGAATCCATGGGAGACCTCCACACACGCAAATTCCAGCTTCAGGATGACAAAACACCTTATTTTGTCCGAACCAAAGCTGGGGCCCTTTGCTTCAGACAGGGGACCGAGGTGGCTACCCCAAAAGAGTACTCTGGGAAATCAGGGGGATCTGTGGCTAATGGAGCTGGGGAAGGTGCTCGGGCTGCTGGGCAAAGAAAACCTCTGGAGGTCCAGCAGCAGCCCTCCGTAGCTCCGAAAGCCAAGCCCAGGGCCAGGGGCAACGGGAAGCGGCTGGTTAAGTGTGTATGTCGGCCAGGTTGGCACGGACCTTACTGTGGGGTTCCCACCATGGTGTACCACTCCAATCTGCCCACCAAGGAGAGGCTGACGCCCAGAGAGACCCCACGGAGGGTAATCAACGCCATCAATGTTAACCACGAGTTTGACCTGCTGCATGTGCGCTTTCATGAGCTCGCCCAAGCAGTTGATATTTTCCTCATTTGTGAATCCAACTTTACTGCATACGGAGACAAACGGCCTCTGAG TTTCCTGCGGCTCCTTCTCAACGGTACGTACGACTACATCCGTCACAAGATCCTGTACGTGTTCCTTGACCACTTCCCAGAGGGCGGTCGGCAGGACGGCTGGATCGCCGATGACTACTTGCGTACCTACCTGACACGCAACGGCATGTCCAGATTGATGGGCATAAGATCGGACGATGTCTTTGTCATCAACGACGCAGATGAAATCCCAGCACACGAGGGCCTCCTTTTCCTCAAGCTGTTTGATGGCTGGACAGAGCCTTTCGCCATCCACATGCGCAAG TCACTGTATGGTTTTTTCTGGAAGCAGTTTGGCTCCTTAGAGGTAGTATCAGGCTGCACGGTCGAGATGCTCCGCGAGGTCTACGACGGCGACGGCATCAAGCTCCGCCGCCGCGAATACTACACCATGCCAGGTTTCCGCAAGTACGAGAATGACACAGGCCACATCCTGGTGCAGTGGTCGGTGGGCAGCCCCTTCCACTTCGCCGGGTGGCACTGCTCCTGGTGCTTCACGCCCCAGGGGATCTACTTCAAGCTGGTGTCAGCACAGAATGGAGACTTCCCTCGGTGGGGTGACTACGAGGACAAGCGTGACCTCAACTACATACGCGATCTGATCCGGACGGGGGGCTGGTTTGACGGCCCCCTGCAGGAATACCCCCCCGCGGACCCCAAAGAGCACATGTACGCCCCAAAGTACATGCTGGAGCACTATGATCGGTACCGCTACCTCCTGGAGAATCCTTACAGCAAAGCCTCCAGACTGAGCGAAGGCTAG
- the mgat3b gene encoding beta-1,4-mannosyl-glycoprotein 4-beta-N-acetylglucosaminyltransferase isoform X2: MKMRRHRVFLLCTVGLCVISFLHYYKALHYVSLLRELSAPYPNIKSFIMVTGFFWREKGVGTTPLSPASPEEAPPLPVLRQSDTKARAMAGAVGGGGGGGGGGGGGGMGLGIGGVMVGGAGIVGSAGLEMRLREEPAPPHPWEKPEENLRRDTPNEERDEDHLKQRNPNHQAQPAGPDLPDISMAGKEHLDVLLKNHVPDPIESMGDLHTRKFQLQDDKTPYFVRTKAGALCFRQGTEVATPKEYSGKSGGSVANGAGEGARAAGQRKPLEVQQQPSVAPKAKPRARGNGKRLVKCVCRPGWHGPYCGVPTMVYHSNLPTKERLTPRETPRRVINAINVNHEFDLLHVRFHELAQAVDIFLICESNFTAYGDKRPLSFLRLLLNGTYDYIRHKILYVFLDHFPEGGRQDGWIADDYLRTYLTRNGMSRLMGIRSDDVFVINDADEIPAHEGLLFLKLFDGWTEPFAIHMRKSLYGFFWKQFGSLEVVSGCTVEMLREVYDGDGIKLRRREYYTMPGFRKYENDTGHILVQWSVGSPFHFAGWHCSWCFTPQGIYFKLVSAQNGDFPRWGDYEDKRDLNYIRDLIRTGGWFDGPLQEYPPADPKEHMYAPKYMLEHYDRYRYLLENPYSKASRLSEG, from the exons ATGAAAATGCGGCGGCACAGGGTGTTCTTGCTGTGCACAGTGGGCCTGTGCGTCATCTCGTTCCTCCACTACTACAAGGCCCTCCACTACGTCTCCCTGCTGCGCGAGCTCTCCGCACCGTACCCCAACATCAAGTCCTTCATCATGGTCACTGGCTTCTTCTGGAGGGAGAAGGGTGTGGGCACCACCCCGCTCAGCCCCGCCTCTCCTGAAGAAGCCCCTCCCCTACCTGTCCTCCGTCAATCAGACACTAAAGCTAGAGCGATGGCGGGCgctgtgggaggaggaggaggaggaggaggaggaggaggaggaggggggatggGTCTGGGGATTGGTGGGGTCATGGTTGGAGGCGCTGGGATTGTTGGCAGCGCAGGGTTGGAGATGAGGTTGAGGGAGGAACCAGCGCCCCCTCACCCTTGGGAGAAACCAGAGGAGAACCTGCGGAGAGACACTCCGAACGAG GAGAGAGATGAAGACCATTTGAAGCAGCGGAATCCCAACCACCAAGCTCAACCTGCCGGGCCCGACCTCCCGGATATCTCGATGGCAGGGAAAGAGCACCTGGACGTGCTGCTCAAGAACCATGTGCCAGACCCCATAGAATCCATGGGAGACCTCCACACACGCAAATTCCAGCTTCAGGATGACAAAACACCTTATTTTGTCCGAACCAAAGCTGGGGCCCTTTGCTTCAGACAGGGGACCGAGGTGGCTACCCCAAAAGAGTACTCTGGGAAATCAGGGGGATCTGTGGCTAATGGAGCTGGGGAAGGTGCTCGGGCTGCTGGGCAAAGAAAACCTCTGGAGGTCCAGCAGCAGCCCTCCGTAGCTCCGAAAGCCAAGCCCAGGGCCAGGGGCAACGGGAAGCGGCTGGTTAAGTGTGTATGTCGGCCAGGTTGGCACGGACCTTACTGTGGGGTTCCCACCATGGTGTACCACTCCAATCTGCCCACCAAGGAGAGGCTGACGCCCAGAGAGACCCCACGGAGGGTAATCAACGCCATCAATGTTAACCACGAGTTTGACCTGCTGCATGTGCGCTTTCATGAGCTCGCCCAAGCAGTTGATATTTTCCTCATTTGTGAATCCAACTTTACTGCATACGGAGACAAACGGCCTCTGAG TTTCCTGCGGCTCCTTCTCAACGGTACGTACGACTACATCCGTCACAAGATCCTGTACGTGTTCCTTGACCACTTCCCAGAGGGCGGTCGGCAGGACGGCTGGATCGCCGATGACTACTTGCGTACCTACCTGACACGCAACGGCATGTCCAGATTGATGGGCATAAGATCGGACGATGTCTTTGTCATCAACGACGCAGATGAAATCCCAGCACACGAGGGCCTCCTTTTCCTCAAGCTGTTTGATGGCTGGACAGAGCCTTTCGCCATCCACATGCGCAAG TCACTGTATGGTTTTTTCTGGAAGCAGTTTGGCTCCTTAGAGGTAGTATCAGGCTGCACGGTCGAGATGCTCCGCGAGGTCTACGACGGCGACGGCATCAAGCTCCGCCGCCGCGAATACTACACCATGCCAGGTTTCCGCAAGTACGAGAATGACACAGGCCACATCCTGGTGCAGTGGTCGGTGGGCAGCCCCTTCCACTTCGCCGGGTGGCACTGCTCCTGGTGCTTCACGCCCCAGGGGATCTACTTCAAGCTGGTGTCAGCACAGAATGGAGACTTCCCTCGGTGGGGTGACTACGAGGACAAGCGTGACCTCAACTACATACGCGATCTGATCCGGACGGGGGGCTGGTTTGACGGCCCCCTGCAGGAATACCCCCCCGCGGACCCCAAAGAGCACATGTACGCCCCAAAGTACATGCTGGAGCACTATGATCGGTACCGCTACCTCCTGGAGAATCCTTACAGCAAAGCCTCCAGACTGAGCGAAGGCTAG